From the Malus domestica chromosome 17, GDT2T_hap1 genome, one window contains:
- the LOC139193432 gene encoding uncharacterized protein, which translates to MDGDRAGTGAQAAGSFDVGEGVVGGVLLVEGGGGTEGDAPGEAAETVMASFWPDCYSESSLLLWESVKDMYGSQNNSVRIFQLKKSVASLKQGDHSYVQHLGSMKSMWNELDMYRPHTTDSTVLLKRADEDKVFQLLASLGAEYEDLRSHLLMTQELPSFTSVCHAVQIEETRKRVMNVEPKSNSEARVFTTNHKATGDKPKFDREGRMIKDGKGGVTPKAFHSACSSTDGMANFSTNHVSLINEFVVFLQKKQGSTEPDEMTPENPTAMLGKFAGFLDDSENTSKGNIPGIINAISTALNANVTHDFWIIDSSATDHITNKPSSFHNFQRTIDLIHVSIANGKEEPILGNGKIRLLSEHTDSTALYVPSFPFQLLSIGKITKTLDRLAIFSPHTVVFQDRVTQKKIGEGFFLNGLYYLSKESNFSKSSVST; encoded by the exons ATGGATGGTGATAGAGCAGGGACTGGTGCGCAAGCAGCAGGGTCATTTGATGTGGGGGAAGGGGTAGTTGGAGGGGTGTTACTGGTAGAGGGCGGTGGTGGCACAGAAGGTGATGCGCCTGGGGAAGCAGCTGAGACGGTGATGGCTAGCTTCTGGCCCGACTG TTACTCAGAGTCTTCCCTTCTCCTATGGGAGTCTGTCAAAGACATGTATGGCAGCCAAAACAACTCAGTTCGCATCTTTCAACTGAAGAAGAGTGTGGCTAGTTTAAAGCAAGGTGATCACTCCTATGTTCAACACCTTGGAAGTATGAAATCCATGTGGAATGAACTCGATATGTATCGTCCACACACAACTGATTCCACTGTGCTACTGAAGAGGGCTGATGAAGACAAGGTGTTTCAACTCTTAGCAAGCTTGGGAGCGGAGTATGAAGACCTGCGTAGTCACTTGTTAATGACTCAAGAGCTGCCCTCTTTTACCAGTGTGTGTCATGCAGTCCAGATAGAGGAAACTCGAAAAAGAGTGATGAACGTTGAGCCCAAATCCAACTCtgaagctagggttttcacgaCAAATCACAAAGCAACTGGTGATAAG CCTAAGTTTGATAGGGAAGGCAGGATGATCAAAGATGGGAAGGGTGGAGTCACTCCAAAAGCATTTCATTCAGCTTGTTCCTCAACTGATGGGATGGCCAATTTCTCAACAAATCATGTGTCCTTGATCAACGAGTTTGTTGTTTTTCTTCAAAAGAAGCAAGGAAGCACTGAACCTGATGAAATGACACCTGAAAACCCTACTGCAATGCTAGGGAAATTTGCTGGATTCTTGGATGACTCGGAGAACACATCGAAAGGCAATATTCCAGGTATTATCAATGCCATTTCCACTGCTCTTAATGCAAATGTTACACATGATTTTTGGATTATTGACTCCAGTGCCACTGATCATATAACTAATAAACCCTCTAGTTTCCACAATTTTCAAAGAACTATTGATCTAATTCATGTATCTATTGCAAATGGGAAAGAGGAACCTATTCTAGGGAACGGAAAGATTAGATTGCTAAGTGAGCATACTGATTCCACTGCTCTCTATgtaccttcttttccttttcaactcttgtcaataggaaaaatcacaaaaaccttaGACCGTCTTGCCATATTTTCCCCTCACACTGTTGTGTTTCAGGACCGAGTTACTCAGAAAAAGATTGGTGAAGGGTTCTTCTTGAATGGACTCTACTATCTCTCAAAGGAGTCCAATTTTTCAAAAAGCTCAGTGTCAACTTAA
- the LOC103409585 gene encoding cucumber peeling cupredoxin-like, with protein sequence MESKMVIVFGFVVAVFLQSAAAQTGHVVGDSIGWTIPQSSAQEYVTWAASNKFVVGDTLVFNFATNAHDVQEVPKASFDSCSSENPIGTAITTGPANITFTSAGDHYYICTYGRHCQSGQKLAITVSAASPGAAPSVPPPPSTTNTPPTTPSPTSNDPAACEPVPAPSPSMSGVPTVNTTPGSLPPLGSSSHVVLASFVLSSLALVVGLFF encoded by the exons ATGGAGAGCAAGATGGTGATTGTTTTTGGCTTTGTAGTTGCAGTATTTTTGCAGAGTGCGGCAGCGCAGACAGGACATGTGGTGGGAGACAGCATAGGTTGGACCATCCCTCAATCTAGTGCACAAGAGTATGTCACTTGGGCTGCAAGTAACAAGTTCGTAGTTGGTGATACTCTGG TTTTCAACTTCGCCACCAACGCACACGATGTACAAGAAGTACCCAAAGCATCTTTCGACTCATGCAGTTCCGAAAACCCAATTGGCACAGCCATCACAACTGGCCCAGCAAACATCACATTCACCTCCGCAGGCGACCACTACTACATCTGCACTTATGGCCGCCATTGCCAGTCGGGACAGAAACTAGCCATCACCGTCTCAGCTGCCTCCCCAGGTGCCGCACCTTCTGTGCCGCCACCGCCCTCTACAACTAACACCCCTCCAACTACCCCTTCCCCCACATCAAACGACCCTGCTGCTTGTGAACCTGTCCCGGCTCCATCGCCTTCCATGAGTGGAGTACCCACCGTGAACACCACCCCTGGGTCGCTGCCTCCGTTGGGTTCTTCTTCACATGTTGTTTTAGCTAGCTTCGTTTTATCCTCCTTGGCTCTTGTCGTGGGTTTGTTCTTTTAG